Proteins from a single region of Phycisphaeraceae bacterium D3-23:
- a CDS encoding glycosyltransferase family 4 protein: MKPKITIMSRLFWPRRFGGLEHVLWQLSNALVDLGTDLTVLAERVDGAPDEQKARPGLRIQRYAPVEFGRLWRVGELVQVRWWMKALRDAPPTGWLWANEPTAAVAAIRAGRAKDLLYRPIFCYDALHHVAQTHPEMQGLRRTRIARWLDRYAYHRADQVIDESDNLRDQHLQHYGERKCLHIVRNGVAPPRALPSPRETYGLDVDDFVIGFVGRPGDPCKDLLFLLRAMQQGTLPKHARLLIVGGGDGLEDARRGVRDAGLESRTVWTGALPDPAAAYRAMDVMVLPSRFETFGNVLLEAQSYGVPTLARRRDANAPAPIYTASEELINHGKTGKTVDPHNPADLARALQTLIANPDQARVMGANAANRQKKNTWHETARTYLKVLGHPPGQRITPQRQAA, encoded by the coding sequence TTGAAACCCAAGATCACGATCATGTCGCGCCTGTTCTGGCCCCGCCGATTCGGTGGGCTTGAGCATGTGCTTTGGCAGCTTAGCAACGCACTTGTCGATCTCGGCACTGACCTGACGGTACTGGCCGAGCGTGTCGATGGTGCGCCGGATGAGCAGAAGGCTCGGCCCGGGCTGCGCATCCAGCGCTATGCCCCGGTCGAATTCGGCCGGCTGTGGCGCGTCGGCGAACTTGTGCAGGTGCGCTGGTGGATGAAGGCGCTGCGCGACGCGCCGCCCACCGGCTGGCTCTGGGCGAACGAGCCCACCGCAGCCGTCGCGGCGATCCGTGCGGGCCGGGCGAAGGACCTGCTTTATCGCCCGATCTTCTGCTACGACGCGCTTCATCATGTCGCGCAGACGCACCCCGAGATGCAAGGGCTCCGGCGTACCCGCATCGCGCGATGGCTCGACCGTTATGCCTACCACCGGGCGGACCAGGTCATCGACGAGTCGGACAACCTGCGCGACCAGCACCTTCAACACTACGGCGAACGCAAGTGTCTGCATATTGTCCGCAACGGTGTCGCCCCCCCGCGCGCCCTGCCCTCCCCACGCGAAACGTACGGGCTAGACGTCGATGATTTTGTCATCGGTTTCGTGGGCCGGCCCGGCGATCCGTGCAAGGACCTTCTGTTTCTGCTCCGAGCAATGCAGCAAGGCACTCTACCAAAGCATGCCAGGTTGCTCATCGTCGGCGGAGGCGATGGGTTGGAAGACGCGCGGCGAGGTGTGCGCGACGCGGGGCTCGAATCGCGCACCGTCTGGACCGGCGCATTGCCCGACCCCGCCGCCGCATATCGCGCCATGGATGTCATGGTGCTGCCTTCACGTTTCGAGACCTTCGGCAACGTCCTGCTCGAAGCGCAGTCGTACGGCGTCCCGACGCTTGCCAGACGACGCGACGCAAACGCGCCCGCCCCGATCTACACCGCCAGCGAAGAACTCATTAACCACGGGAAAACCGGCAAAACTGTCGACCCGCACAACCCGGCCGACCTCGCCCGCGCCTTGCAAACCCTCATCGCGAATCCGGACCAAGCCCGTGTGATGGGCGCAAACGCGGCGAACCGACAGAAGAAAAACACCTGGCACGAAACCGCCCGCACTTACCTCAAAGTACTCGGCCATCCCCCCGGACAACGCATCACGCCACAACGCCAAGCCGCCTGA
- the dnaG gene encoding DNA primase, giving the protein MSFHGNDDKERVQGATDIVRLIGEQVQLRPKGREFAGLCPFHDDKSPSMFVSPAKQIYKCFSCGAGGDCFTFAMEYHKMDFVEALKYLADLAGIELTPWKPDGQGDSAPAMGGDETHQGESPRKRLLAANDQAMVFYKKMLADPVLGKLARDYIEQRGISADMVEQFQVGYAPDSWDALAQCVAAEGWDTPAFGKAGLIAQRGADADTIVTDASTAYDKLRHRLIFPICDDLGRAIAFGGRVMPGGTLDDPTTDAKYLNSPESTLFNKSQTLYGLHLAKKPIIDSKRAVIVEGYTDVIACHQHGLCNVVAALGTAFTHQHAAKLRRFCETVVLVFDGDAAGFKAADRAVEVLMTGEIDVAIAILPEGQDPDTLLAEDGGMERWHGLIDNAPDAMSFLLARLSDDLNATGTITGRQAVSTEFLTRLARHGLVSMSPIRRALILGQVAALLHMQESVVLEEVKRLAPRVYQGPSPDEYADAGDENSVPPEVADEASRATLRATQLAERQLIGCLLRQNDLFDTTLPDGTDFCEAVLAGELSPPYRLVYQMLHDRLAEGKGVSLAGLLGDLAEARLDAERAIVLRSDAELDAVLRDREEQLQAVFETAAIAIYRTRHEREYATSRQAAVATNDASAGALSKAALAQQLVEQRRAHSSPGRIARTRS; this is encoded by the coding sequence ATGAGCTTCCACGGAAACGACGATAAAGAACGCGTCCAAGGCGCGACGGATATCGTCCGGCTCATCGGCGAACAGGTACAGCTGCGCCCCAAGGGCCGCGAGTTTGCCGGGCTCTGCCCGTTCCACGACGACAAGAGCCCGTCGATGTTCGTGTCGCCGGCCAAACAGATCTACAAGTGCTTCTCCTGCGGCGCGGGGGGCGACTGCTTCACGTTCGCGATGGAGTACCACAAGATGGACTTCGTCGAGGCGCTCAAGTACCTCGCCGACCTCGCCGGCATCGAGCTCACCCCCTGGAAGCCCGACGGGCAAGGCGACAGCGCACCCGCGATGGGCGGCGACGAAACGCATCAGGGCGAAAGCCCGCGCAAGCGGCTGCTCGCGGCGAACGACCAGGCGATGGTGTTCTACAAGAAGATGCTCGCCGACCCCGTACTGGGCAAGCTCGCGCGGGACTACATCGAACAGCGCGGCATCAGCGCCGACATGGTCGAGCAGTTCCAGGTCGGCTACGCGCCCGATAGCTGGGACGCGCTGGCGCAGTGTGTCGCCGCGGAGGGCTGGGACACGCCGGCGTTCGGCAAGGCAGGTCTCATCGCGCAGCGCGGCGCGGACGCCGACACGATCGTGACCGACGCCTCGACCGCCTACGACAAGCTGCGTCACCGTTTGATCTTCCCGATCTGCGACGACCTGGGACGGGCCATCGCGTTTGGCGGGCGCGTCATGCCCGGCGGGACGCTCGACGACCCGACCACCGACGCGAAGTACCTCAACAGCCCCGAGTCGACGCTGTTCAACAAGTCGCAGACGCTCTACGGCCTGCACCTGGCCAAGAAGCCGATCATCGACAGCAAGCGGGCCGTCATCGTCGAGGGCTACACGGACGTCATCGCCTGCCACCAGCACGGTCTGTGCAACGTCGTTGCCGCGCTGGGCACCGCGTTTACGCATCAACACGCCGCGAAGCTCCGCCGGTTCTGCGAGACCGTCGTGCTCGTGTTCGACGGCGACGCTGCGGGGTTCAAGGCCGCGGACCGCGCGGTCGAGGTGCTGATGACCGGCGAGATCGACGTCGCCATCGCCATCCTCCCCGAGGGCCAAGACCCCGACACCCTGCTCGCCGAGGACGGCGGGATGGAACGCTGGCACGGACTGATCGACAACGCGCCCGATGCGATGTCGTTCCTGCTCGCCCGGCTGAGCGACGACCTCAACGCGACCGGCACGATCACCGGGCGTCAAGCCGTCAGCACCGAGTTCCTCACCCGGCTGGCGCGGCACGGCCTCGTGTCGATGTCGCCGATCCGTCGGGCGCTGATCCTCGGCCAGGTTGCGGCACTGCTGCACATGCAGGAATCGGTCGTGCTCGAAGAAGTCAAACGCCTTGCGCCGCGTGTTTATCAAGGCCCATCGCCGGACGAATACGCCGACGCAGGTGATGAAAATAGTGTGCCGCCCGAGGTGGCCGACGAAGCTTCACGGGCTACACTTAGGGCGACCCAGTTGGCCGAGCGTCAGTTGATCGGCTGCCTGCTTCGACAAAACGATTTGTTCGACACCACCCTCCCCGACGGGACCGACTTCTGCGAAGCGGTGCTGGCGGGTGAGCTGTCGCCCCCGTATCGGCTGGTGTACCAAATGCTGCACGACCGGCTGGCCGAGGGCAAGGGCGTGTCGCTCGCGGGCCTGCTCGGCGACCTCGCCGAGGCCCGGCTCGACGCGGAACGCGCAATCGTACTCCGCTCGGACGCGGAGCTCGACGCGGTCCTGCGGGACCGGGAAGAACAGCTCCAGGCGGTTTTTGAAACCGCCGCAATAGCCATCTATCGGACGAGACACGAGCGCGAGTACGCCACCAGCCGGCAGGCCGCCGTCGCCACAAACGACGCGAGCGCCGGAGCACTCAGCAAAGCAGCCCTCGCTCAGCAGCTCGTCGAACAAAGAAGGGCGCACAGCTCGCCCGGACGCATCGCAAGGACGCGGTCGTAA
- a CDS encoding sulfotransferase: MTAAFTALHRSLARRVYLDTHAPDSSVLVAGTGRGGTTWLSQLINHDHHYRLMFEPVMPDHVPMFEPLSRRPYLPRDETDDTWGQPLDRVFSGRLRNTWVDAHNSRLIARHRLVKDIRLNLALPWIAQRYPRMPIVWLLRHPCAVAYSKLKLGWNTHLDLFLEDHRLMRDHLSPYRALLSSAAEPWDRHVLMWCVETLIPLRTLQPGETLPVSYEDLCDTPWTTLDGVFACLGRPYRRNVMEHALTLRSATHRTGSAVVTGADPVAGWQRHVTPAQRRRAGDLLRAFGLDALYNAEDPRPRCAADDLIGALRNAG, from the coding sequence ATGACAGCCGCCTTCACCGCCCTCCACCGCTCGCTGGCCCGCCGTGTCTACCTTGACACGCACGCGCCCGATTCGTCTGTGCTGGTCGCGGGCACCGGGCGTGGCGGGACGACCTGGCTGTCGCAACTCATCAACCACGACCACCACTACCGGCTGATGTTCGAGCCGGTGATGCCCGACCATGTACCGATGTTTGAACCGTTGTCGCGTCGGCCATATCTGCCGCGCGATGAAACAGATGACACGTGGGGACAGCCGCTCGACCGCGTGTTCTCCGGCCGGCTACGCAACACTTGGGTCGATGCGCACAACTCCCGTCTAATCGCGCGGCACCGCCTGGTCAAAGACATCCGCCTGAATCTTGCGCTGCCCTGGATCGCGCAGCGCTACCCGCGCATGCCGATCGTCTGGCTCCTGCGGCATCCCTGTGCCGTGGCGTACTCGAAGCTCAAGCTCGGGTGGAACACGCACCTGGACCTGTTCCTCGAAGACCACCGGCTGATGCGTGACCACCTCTCGCCGTACCGGGCGCTGCTCTCGAGCGCTGCCGAGCCGTGGGACCGGCATGTCCTGATGTGGTGCGTCGAGACACTGATCCCTTTGCGGACGCTGCAACCCGGCGAGACGCTACCGGTGAGTTACGAAGACCTCTGTGACACGCCTTGGACTACGCTTGACGGTGTGTTCGCCTGCCTCGGTCGGCCGTACCGACGAAACGTGATGGAACACGCACTCACCCTGCGTTCCGCAACACACCGCACCGGCAGCGCGGTCGTCACCGGGGCCGACCCCGTCGCGGGTTGGCAGCGGCACGTGACGCCGGCGCAGCGTCGACGGGCGGGCGACCTGCTCCGCGCGTTCGGGCTTGATGCGCTCTACAACGCCGAAGACCCGCGCCCCAGATGCGCGGCCGACGATCTTATCGGGGCGCTGCGGAACGCGGGATGA
- a CDS encoding prolyl oligopeptidase family serine peptidase codes for MLKLLSLSLGLALTPLTPAAAQEDEPVQSNERIEITEERALDYLLSIPAVHDADGEPVPVILFLHGAGERGDDLDRVKAWGPPRMVESGHDFGAIVVSPQCPAGSWWTDHLRTLEALLDHIEATYNVDADRIYVTGLSMGGYGTFALGARNPERYAALVPICGGGLYFDAMRVSATPMWVFHGEDDRVVPLEESQRMVRIANSRNGEHAQLTTYPGVGHDSWKQAYADEAMWEWMFEQGRR; via the coding sequence ATGCTGAAACTACTTTCCCTATCGCTCGGGCTGGCCCTCACTCCCTTGACCCCGGCAGCAGCACAGGAGGATGAGCCCGTGCAGTCGAATGAGCGGATTGAGATCACGGAGGAGCGGGCACTGGACTACTTGTTGTCGATCCCCGCGGTGCATGATGCGGACGGGGAGCCGGTGCCGGTGATTTTGTTTCTGCACGGCGCGGGCGAGCGTGGGGATGACCTGGATCGGGTGAAGGCGTGGGGCCCGCCGCGCATGGTCGAGTCGGGTCATGACTTTGGCGCGATCGTCGTGTCACCGCAGTGCCCGGCCGGGTCGTGGTGGACCGACCACCTGCGGACGCTCGAGGCGCTGCTCGACCACATCGAGGCGACGTACAACGTCGACGCGGATCGGATCTATGTCACCGGGCTGTCGATGGGCGGGTACGGGACGTTCGCGCTGGGGGCGCGGAACCCGGAGCGCTACGCGGCGCTCGTGCCGATCTGCGGCGGCGGGCTGTATTTCGATGCGATGCGTGTCTCGGCGACGCCGATGTGGGTGTTCCACGGCGAGGACGACCGCGTCGTGCCGCTCGAAGAGTCGCAGCGCATGGTGCGGATCGCGAACAGTCGGAACGGCGAGCACGCGCAGCTCACGACCTATCCCGGCGTCGGGCACGATAGCTGGAAGCAGGCGTATGCGGACGAAGCGATGTGGGAATGGATGTTTGAGCAGGGGCGGCGCTAA
- a CDS encoding glycosyltransferase, which translates to MPAPEFAPAPRTENDGLVQPRVTIIIPSMNQGQFLEQAVCSALDQGYDNTEIIVMDGGSDDDSVDILQCYDDELAHWQSEWDSGPAEAINAALARATGQIVCILPADDILLPNAIADAVKAMTTGDKPDWLVGHAHRIGASHQSLGELTATAPESLASFLMHDSGLLPLSATFLRKELFADYGGFRTDLSFAWAYELQARLLCAEVFPTLSAQVFSAVRETGTPRSVTATLVQGREYIQAAEDYANHLELSQRYKLWKNCDERRQIYALAEAETREHNHAGPRVFLWQQLLRRPWWLGSSHYRATLLNGVNHFPDTMRDAA; encoded by the coding sequence ATGCCCGCCCCCGAATTCGCCCCCGCGCCGCGCACCGAAAACGACGGCCTCGTGCAGCCCCGCGTCACGATCATCATCCCCTCGATGAACCAGGGGCAGTTCCTCGAACAGGCCGTGTGCTCTGCGCTCGACCAGGGCTACGACAATACCGAGATCATCGTGATGGACGGCGGGTCGGACGACGACAGCGTCGATATCCTCCAGTGCTACGACGACGAGCTCGCGCATTGGCAGAGCGAGTGGGACTCGGGCCCGGCCGAGGCGATCAACGCCGCGCTCGCCCGCGCGACGGGGCAGATCGTCTGTATCCTCCCCGCCGACGACATCCTCCTGCCCAACGCGATCGCCGACGCCGTCAAGGCGATGACCACCGGCGACAAACCCGACTGGCTCGTCGGCCACGCGCACCGTATCGGCGCGTCGCACCAGTCTCTGGGCGAACTCACCGCGACCGCGCCCGAGTCTCTGGCCTCATTCCTCATGCACGACTCGGGCCTGCTCCCCCTGTCCGCCACCTTCTTGCGAAAAGAGCTCTTCGCCGACTACGGCGGGTTCCGCACGGACCTGTCGTTTGCCTGGGCCTACGAGTTGCAGGCCCGTCTGCTCTGCGCCGAGGTCTTCCCGACGCTGAGCGCGCAGGTCTTTTCCGCCGTGCGCGAGACCGGCACGCCGCGCAGCGTCACCGCGACCCTCGTACAGGGGCGCGAGTACATCCAGGCGGCCGAGGACTACGCGAACCACCTGGAGCTTTCGCAGCGCTACAAGCTGTGGAAGAACTGCGACGAGCGTCGGCAGATCTACGCCCTGGCCGAGGCCGAAACCCGCGAGCACAACCACGCCGGCCCGCGCGTCTTCCTCTGGCAGCAGCTCCTGCGCCGGCCGTGGTGGCTGGGCAGCTCGCACTACCGCGCGACGCTGCTCAACGGTGTCAACCACTTCCCGGACACGATGCGCGACGCGGCGTAG
- the rpoD gene encoding RNA polymerase sigma factor RpoD: MLKLDYLNPAVRELIDHGTSVGMITFDQLIASVPDRYVSPDMASELLVYMSSLEVEMVSAMALPKTRRPYDKEQLGLRVEALAAERAAAGEDDDEEDAGTDDQGEKLLTPEQARAELAAALNEPSNKRIDDPVRMYLTQMGEISLLTRDEEIRLAKKIELCRYIFRRKVLENDYAIAQSVEVLELVHAGDLPFDRTMKISTAEENAKEKIATRIPNNLKTVKRLLEINRGLWDKLESEALDEEHAADCHSRIRINRRKMAALIEELSLRTSKVQPLLKKLASISKKMHDLGLDLAKAEQAPERFDPEDVMVMTEELAGLRSLVIEEPEELAARVKDIYTVFDEYEAAKRDLSGGNLRLVVSIAKKYRNRGLSFLDIIQEGNTGLMRAVDKYEYKRGYKFSTYATWWIRQAITRAIADHARTIRIPVHMIETMSKLRNIQKNLLQELMREPTIEEIAERADMPVVEARRVMKISRHPISLDRPVGESEDSYFGDFIEDESAANPTDSATSEMLKQRIEQVLKTLTYREREIIKLRYGIGDGYTYTLEEVGRIFKVTRERVRQVEAKAIRKLQHPVRSRKLAGFIDGEEDDILE; the protein is encoded by the coding sequence ATGCTCAAACTTGACTACCTCAACCCCGCTGTCCGCGAACTGATCGACCACGGCACGTCCGTCGGCATGATCACCTTCGACCAGCTCATCGCCTCGGTGCCCGACCGCTACGTCTCGCCCGACATGGCCAGCGAGCTCCTGGTCTACATGAGCTCGCTCGAAGTCGAGATGGTCAGCGCGATGGCGCTGCCCAAGACCCGTCGGCCCTACGACAAGGAACAGCTCGGGCTCCGCGTCGAGGCCCTCGCCGCCGAACGCGCTGCCGCCGGCGAAGATGACGACGAAGAAGATGCAGGCACCGACGACCAGGGCGAAAAACTCCTCACCCCCGAGCAGGCCCGCGCCGAGCTCGCCGCCGCGCTCAACGAGCCCAGCAACAAACGCATCGACGACCCCGTCCGCATGTACCTCACGCAGATGGGCGAGATCTCCCTGCTCACCCGCGACGAAGAGATCCGCCTGGCCAAGAAGATCGAGCTGTGCCGCTACATCTTCCGCCGCAAGGTGCTCGAAAACGACTACGCCATCGCGCAGAGCGTCGAGGTCCTCGAGCTCGTCCACGCGGGCGACCTGCCCTTCGACCGGACGATGAAGATCTCGACCGCCGAGGAAAACGCGAAGGAAAAAATCGCGACCCGTATCCCCAACAACCTCAAGACCGTCAAGCGTCTGCTCGAGATCAACCGCGGTTTGTGGGACAAGCTCGAGAGCGAAGCGCTCGACGAGGAGCACGCCGCGGATTGCCACAGCCGTATCCGCATCAACCGGCGGAAGATGGCGGCGCTGATCGAAGAGCTCTCGCTGCGTACCAGCAAGGTTCAGCCGCTCCTGAAAAAGCTCGCGTCGATCTCCAAGAAGATGCACGACCTCGGGCTCGACCTCGCCAAGGCCGAGCAGGCCCCCGAGCGCTTCGACCCCGAAGACGTGATGGTGATGACCGAGGAGCTCGCCGGGCTGCGCTCGCTCGTGATCGAGGAGCCCGAAGAGCTCGCCGCGCGGGTCAAGGACATCTACACCGTGTTCGACGAGTACGAGGCCGCGAAGCGTGACCTCTCGGGCGGCAACCTCCGCCTGGTCGTCTCGATCGCCAAGAAGTACCGAAACCGCGGGCTCTCGTTCCTCGACATCATCCAGGAAGGCAACACCGGGCTGATGCGCGCGGTCGATAAGTACGAGTACAAACGCGGCTACAAGTTCTCGACCTACGCCACGTGGTGGATCCGGCAGGCCATCACCCGCGCGATCGCCGACCACGCCCGCACGATCCGCATCCCGGTTCACATGATCGAGACGATGAGCAAGCTGCGCAACATCCAGAAGAACCTCCTGCAGGAGCTGATGCGCGAGCCCACGATCGAAGAGATCGCCGAGCGCGCCGACATGCCCGTGGTCGAGGCCCGCCGTGTGATGAAGATCAGCCGGCACCCGATCTCGCTTGACCGGCCCGTCGGCGAATCCGAGGACAGCTACTTCGGGGACTTCATCGAAGACGAGTCCGCCGCGAACCCGACCGACTCCGCGACGAGCGAGATGCTCAAGCAGCGCATCGAGCAGGTGCTCAAGACCCTCACCTACCGCGAACGCGAGATCATCAAGCTCCGCTACGGCATCGGCGACGGCTACACCTACACCCTCGAAGAGGTCGGCCGCATCTTCAAAGTCACCCGCGAGCGCGTCCGCCAGGTCGAAGCCAAAGCGATCCGCAAGCTGCAGCACCCCGTCCGCAGCCGAAAACTCGCCGGCTTCATCGACGGTGAAGAGGACGATATCCTCGAGTAG